One Nonomuraea angiospora DNA segment encodes these proteins:
- a CDS encoding bifunctional diaminohydroxyphosphoribosylaminopyrimidine deaminase/5-amino-6-(5-phosphoribosylamino)uracil reductase RibD codes for MASSLELQAMRWAIALSAHGLGSTSPNPPVGCVILDAESRPIGEGYHARKGEAHAEGNALLAAGPAAQGGTAVVTLEPCNHVGRAPACRQLLVDAGIARVVIALLDPTSRGEGGVNELRKAGVSVETDVLAEEAMLVLGQWRTALALSRPVLTWVYTELSEGRTGAIKRVPSARELLLTADAVLDADGNLGEATPHSHGTGTILLPPDPFQLERHELLKALHMGGVRHLLLDGGLDLAAPFLADGLVDHVVAYIPDRGPSSPPASPGGELMLPEGFHLTGVNRIPRYVRVSATSRDETRPRTTGSRTRRHA; via the coding sequence ATGGCCTCCAGCCTCGAACTACAGGCCATGCGGTGGGCCATCGCCCTGTCCGCTCACGGACTCGGGTCCACCAGCCCAAACCCGCCCGTCGGCTGCGTGATCCTCGACGCAGAGAGCCGTCCGATCGGCGAGGGTTACCACGCGCGAAAGGGCGAAGCGCACGCCGAGGGAAACGCCTTGCTGGCCGCCGGCCCCGCAGCGCAGGGCGGGACGGCTGTGGTGACCCTGGAGCCGTGCAACCACGTCGGCCGCGCGCCCGCTTGCCGCCAGCTCCTGGTCGACGCAGGGATCGCGCGTGTGGTCATCGCTCTGCTCGACCCCACTTCCCGAGGCGAAGGAGGCGTGAACGAACTGCGGAAGGCGGGCGTGAGCGTGGAGACCGACGTGCTCGCCGAGGAGGCGATGCTCGTGCTTGGCCAGTGGCGAACCGCGCTCGCCCTGAGCCGTCCCGTCCTCACCTGGGTCTACACCGAGCTCTCCGAAGGACGGACCGGCGCCATCAAACGCGTCCCGTCGGCTCGTGAACTGCTCCTGACCGCTGATGCTGTCCTGGACGCCGATGGCAACTTGGGCGAGGCTACGCCGCACAGCCATGGAACAGGCACGATCCTTCTTCCGCCTGACCCATTTCAGCTTGAACGCCACGAGCTGCTGAAGGCGCTCCACATGGGTGGAGTCCGGCACCTCCTGCTCGACGGCGGCCTGGACCTGGCCGCGCCTTTCCTGGCGGACGGCCTTGTGGACCACGTCGTCGCCTACATCCCCGATCGAGGCCCATCTTCGCCTCCGGCTTCTCCCGGTGGGGAGCTGATGCTGCCGGAGGGTTTCCACCTCACGGGAGTGAACCGCATCCCGCGCTATGTAAGGGTCAGCGCAACCAGTAGGGACGAAACGCGACCTCGCACGACAGGGAGCCGCACGAGGCGCCACGCCTGA
- a CDS encoding DUF397 domain-containing protein produces the protein MAEHDDLSRAVWRKSSKSNGQGGACVEVARNLPGIIAVRHSKDPDGPVLVFSHEEWDAFLDGVSKREFDLPS, from the coding sequence ATGGCAGAGCATGATGATCTTTCCCGTGCCGTTTGGCGCAAGTCTTCCAAGAGCAACGGCCAGGGCGGGGCGTGCGTGGAGGTTGCTCGGAACTTGCCTGGCATTATTGCTGTGCGCCACAGCAAGGACCCTGATGGTCCTGTCCTGGTCTTCAGCCACGAGGAGTGGGACGCGTTTCTTGATGGCGTGAGCAAGCGAGAGTTCGACCTGCCCTCGTAA